One genomic window of Rhizobium lentis includes the following:
- a CDS encoding serine/threonine protein kinase, with the protein MIDPLPGDIFRKNQVLNNTYEIEGVLGRGGTGEVYRASNKITGRVVALKALKRELSADAGYLELMKREEEMRGISHDAVVRYTDCSQTAEGYVYLVMDYVAGTPLNDYLERGGISSRDLLVVAQRVAEGLVATHERKIVHRDLSPDNIILRGGRPEEAVIIDFGIAKDSKTGARTVVGKEFAGKYEYAAPEQLHGEAEPRSDLYALGASLLATFRGKVPDVGASPGEVVRYKERRLDTTGVPEPLKALIDDLTQPDPSRRPPTAAAVVKQVAELLRTDGSGRQEGGRGARFGWRSWPAILAIAAVAAIAGLWFAGFGDRLFVKTLPVEAPYKLSAGLDGQRQATLSGFAPDADQQQAILAGFTRAVGLAAPKDALALAKGEPSERWAQDIDSFFAAAGGLDEWRLDITDRTVRLTGLAPDKSARDTVVSRFNEASRAAGYQPVVRIAAGPRSLTPDQLKSAIAPLETCGPLVVQAPEGANFPLGSTVAIRGNVAASGDIEALRQALAPRLGDRDLRFDTTVLNNQLCVVQSLLPDLPQGPMAIVLGYGDKSEPNMSGVYSVGDNPVIDVLAPATIKDGYLWVAIADVTGNLFNVLPNIKRPDNALAGLGTVSDGMRTIRVAYSTADGATDPAKLSFAVDNTFGRSLIIAMQTDRPLFSQLRPTTESTKSFAEDLHAVISSGKVSILSTTTRLIDTRN; encoded by the coding sequence ATGATCGACCCATTGCCCGGTGACATCTTCCGCAAGAACCAGGTACTCAACAATACCTACGAGATCGAGGGTGTGCTTGGCCGCGGCGGAACGGGCGAAGTCTATCGCGCCAGCAACAAGATCACCGGCCGGGTCGTGGCGCTCAAGGCACTCAAGCGGGAGCTGTCCGCCGATGCCGGTTATCTGGAGTTGATGAAGCGGGAAGAGGAGATGCGCGGCATCTCGCATGACGCGGTCGTGCGTTATACCGACTGCAGCCAGACAGCCGAGGGTTACGTCTATCTGGTCATGGATTACGTCGCAGGTACGCCACTCAACGATTATCTCGAGCGGGGCGGGATTTCTTCAAGAGATCTGCTGGTCGTGGCTCAAAGAGTGGCCGAGGGCCTGGTTGCGACGCATGAGCGCAAAATCGTCCATCGCGATCTGTCGCCCGACAACATAATCTTGCGCGGCGGCCGGCCGGAGGAGGCAGTCATTATCGACTTCGGCATTGCCAAGGACAGCAAGACGGGCGCACGAACAGTCGTCGGCAAAGAGTTTGCCGGCAAATACGAATATGCAGCGCCCGAACAATTGCACGGAGAGGCCGAGCCGCGATCCGACCTTTATGCCCTGGGCGCATCCCTGCTTGCAACCTTCCGAGGTAAAGTTCCCGACGTCGGAGCAAGTCCCGGTGAGGTTGTCCGCTACAAGGAACGTCGGCTGGACACAACCGGCGTTCCGGAGCCGCTCAAGGCCCTGATCGACGATCTCACCCAACCCGACCCTTCGCGACGCCCGCCGACGGCTGCGGCCGTCGTCAAGCAGGTGGCGGAGCTGTTGCGGACCGATGGCAGCGGCCGGCAGGAAGGCGGGCGTGGCGCCAGGTTCGGCTGGCGGTCCTGGCCGGCGATCTTAGCCATTGCTGCGGTAGCGGCGATCGCGGGACTTTGGTTTGCCGGCTTTGGTGACAGACTGTTTGTGAAAACCCTTCCGGTCGAGGCGCCCTATAAACTCAGCGCCGGGCTCGACGGGCAACGCCAGGCGACCTTGTCCGGCTTTGCTCCCGATGCCGACCAGCAGCAGGCGATATTGGCGGGTTTTACGCGCGCAGTCGGGCTGGCGGCACCCAAGGATGCGCTTGCACTTGCGAAGGGGGAACCCTCCGAGCGCTGGGCACAGGACATCGACAGCTTTTTTGCCGCCGCCGGCGGGCTGGACGAGTGGAGGCTTGATATCACGGACCGCACCGTTCGCCTCACCGGCCTTGCTCCCGACAAGTCAGCGCGTGACACCGTCGTCAGCCGCTTCAACGAGGCGAGCAGGGCCGCCGGCTACCAGCCTGTCGTGCGGATCGCCGCAGGACCGAGAAGCCTGACGCCCGACCAGTTAAAATCGGCCATCGCACCGTTGGAGACCTGCGGCCCGCTTGTCGTCCAGGCACCGGAGGGGGCGAACTTTCCTCTTGGGTCGACAGTCGCCATCCGGGGAAACGTCGCCGCGAGCGGTGATATCGAAGCGCTCCGGCAAGCGCTCGCACCGCGTCTGGGCGATCGCGATCTGCGATTTGATACAACAGTGCTCAATAATCAGTTGTGCGTCGTCCAGTCACTGTTGCCCGACCTGCCGCAAGGGCCCATGGCGATCGTGCTCGGTTATGGGGACAAATCCGAACCGAACATGTCTGGCGTCTACTCGGTCGGCGACAATCCGGTCATCGATGTGCTGGCTCCAGCAACGATCAAGGACGGCTACCTCTGGGTGGCGATCGCCGATGTTACCGGCAATCTGTTCAACGTCCTTCCCAACATCAAGCGCCCGGATAACGCTCTTGCCGGTCTCGGAACGGTGTCCGATGGCATGCGTACCATCCGTGTCGCCTACTCCACCGCAGATGGAGCGACCGATCCAGCAAAGCTTTCCTTCGCCGTCGATAACACGTTCGGCAGAAGTCTGATAATCGCGATGCAGACCGACCGTCCTCTGTTCTCGCAACTTCGCCCCACAACCGAATCCACCAAGTCCTTTGCCGAGGATTTACATGCAGTTATTTCCAGCGGGAAGGTTTCGATCCTGTCGACTACGACCCGATTGATCGACACTCGGAATTAG
- a CDS encoding PP2C family protein-serine/threonine phosphatase, whose product MTPEYPDSPSTRVPSWPGRPKGAGLSHTGHVRNRNEDAILIDPTGVLWAVADGMGGYGHGDVAAGLVIEHLALLPHAPISSADLVGALEAANSAIRRWATSADVAQMGATVVAALLHGGTISLAWAGDSRAYRWRDRELQQLTRDHSVVQELLDDGRLSPAAAWQHPQAHVVTRAIGASDNLVVETTEVSLCPGDVLILCSDGLTDCVADAEIAALMDAVSTPAVTCQRLIGAALDNGAPDNVSVIVVQIDGAAVS is encoded by the coding sequence ATGACCCCGGAGTATCCCGATAGTCCCTCGACGCGGGTCCCGAGCTGGCCGGGCAGGCCGAAAGGGGCCGGGCTCAGCCACACCGGTCATGTTCGCAACCGCAATGAGGACGCAATACTCATAGATCCCACAGGCGTGCTTTGGGCGGTTGCCGACGGAATGGGCGGTTATGGCCACGGCGACGTCGCAGCAGGCCTGGTGATCGAGCATCTAGCTCTGCTTCCCCATGCTCCAATTTCGAGCGCCGATCTGGTGGGCGCGCTCGAGGCAGCCAATTCCGCCATTCGGCGATGGGCAACCTCGGCCGACGTGGCGCAGATGGGCGCAACCGTGGTGGCTGCGCTTCTGCACGGCGGCACTATTTCGCTGGCATGGGCGGGCGATAGCCGGGCCTACCGCTGGCGCGATCGTGAATTACAACAGCTGACGCGTGACCATTCGGTCGTGCAGGAGCTTCTCGACGATGGGCGCCTTTCTCCCGCGGCGGCCTGGCAGCACCCGCAAGCGCATGTTGTAACACGCGCGATTGGAGCGTCCGATAATCTTGTCGTCGAAACCACGGAAGTTTCGTTGTGCCCGGGTGATGTCCTCATTCTCTGCTCTGACGGGCTAACCGACTGTGTGGCGGACGCCGAGATCGCTGCCCTTATGGATGCCGTTTCAACGCCGGCGGTCACCTGTCAGCGATTGATCGGCGCTGCTCTCGATAACGGTGCCCCGGACAACGTTTCAGTGATTGTCGTTCAGATTGATGGAGCTGCGGTATCTTGA
- the tssA gene encoding type VI secretion system protein TssA, which yields MFDSALWLNPLNGDNPSGESLRNDGRFHELERLVQPQIEISRDERNNPVARTEVPVDWSIVLRKSEELRTHGRDLRLLVIVTRALANERGLAGLAEGLNLIGQTFDMHWQTMHPELRDGLPPREAALRRINALIQLQNDKDGLLGDLRKMTFFTPRGAGPVTGRDLERGAVDSRTVLNEAAPGLSTAEKASLVSEHDQLLNRVRFGCAAFAEQTPDEAAALAADARAAAAALEAAEQSLNRQIGGDLRVTLPDLSRFLQRMSATLERAKRHAQQESQKEDTAGGEPAPAAAASVAADQAPSGPATVFPSRLSSRDEVTRCIDLIIAFYDRTEPSSPIPHLARRIKRMVPMDFLELMEDLAPSGLKEFRLLAGVSESKKPAPGTKGDQQ from the coding sequence TTGTTCGACTCTGCGCTCTGGTTGAATCCGCTAAACGGTGACAACCCGTCCGGCGAAAGCCTACGGAACGACGGACGATTCCACGAGCTCGAACGCCTCGTACAGCCCCAGATCGAAATCAGCCGCGACGAGCGCAACAACCCCGTCGCACGAACGGAAGTGCCGGTTGACTGGTCTATCGTGCTACGCAAATCAGAGGAACTGCGGACGCACGGGCGCGATCTCAGGCTGCTCGTGATTGTAACGCGTGCCCTTGCAAATGAGCGAGGACTGGCCGGCCTCGCCGAGGGATTGAACTTGATCGGCCAAACCTTCGACATGCACTGGCAGACAATGCATCCGGAGCTTCGCGACGGCCTGCCTCCCCGCGAGGCCGCTCTTCGCCGTATCAACGCACTGATCCAGCTTCAAAATGACAAGGATGGTCTGCTCGGCGATCTGCGCAAAATGACGTTCTTTACGCCTCGTGGCGCCGGCCCGGTAACTGGACGCGATCTGGAGCGGGGGGCGGTCGACAGCCGCACCGTTCTCAACGAAGCGGCGCCTGGTTTGAGTACGGCCGAGAAGGCCTCGCTCGTCAGCGAACATGATCAATTGCTCAATCGCGTGCGGTTCGGTTGCGCGGCATTTGCCGAACAGACCCCTGACGAAGCAGCGGCGCTGGCGGCCGATGCACGGGCTGCCGCCGCAGCTCTGGAGGCGGCGGAGCAGTCGCTCAACCGGCAGATCGGCGGCGATTTGCGCGTTACCCTGCCAGATCTGAGCCGGTTTCTGCAGCGCATGTCGGCGACCCTGGAGCGTGCCAAGCGTCATGCGCAACAGGAGAGCCAGAAAGAGGATACGGCCGGCGGCGAACCCGCGCCAGCTGCTGCCGCCAGCGTTGCGGCAGACCAGGCCCCGAGCGGGCCGGCGACGGTCTTCCCCTCGCGTCTGAGTTCGCGAGACGAAGTTACGCGCTGCATCGATCTCATCATCGCTTTTTACGACCGTACGGAGCCATCAAGCCCCATTCCCCATCTGGCCCGCAGGATCAAGCGCATGGTGCCGATGGATTTTCTCGAGCTCATGGAGGACCTTGCGCCTTCCGGGCTGAAAGAATTCCGGCTTCTGGCCGGCGTTTCGGAAAGCAAGAAACCTGCCCCTGGGACAAAAGGTGACCAGCAATGA
- the tssB gene encoding type VI secretion system contractile sheath small subunit, with translation MSETKAKVIERNRAPRVQIAYEVETYGSPTTIELPFVMGVMADLAGASETPEALKSVRDRTFVETDANRFGRFMEALSPRVKARVKNTLPQPPGEERDEELAVDLTFTSMGDFAPDRIAEQVPQLAELLKMRRQLEELLGFMDGRVDAEKRIAQLLNNEPLLAKIADQAIDDGSKSEG, from the coding sequence ATGAGCGAAACTAAGGCGAAGGTAATTGAACGCAACAGGGCGCCTCGCGTCCAGATCGCCTATGAAGTGGAAACATATGGCAGCCCGACCACGATCGAATTGCCTTTCGTGATGGGGGTGATGGCTGATCTCGCCGGTGCGTCCGAAACGCCTGAGGCTCTGAAATCGGTGAGGGACCGGACCTTTGTCGAAACCGACGCTAATCGGTTCGGTCGCTTCATGGAAGCGCTGAGCCCGCGCGTCAAGGCGCGGGTCAAGAACACGCTTCCCCAACCGCCCGGCGAAGAGCGGGACGAGGAACTTGCCGTCGACCTGACCTTTACGAGCATGGGCGACTTCGCGCCGGACCGGATTGCCGAACAGGTGCCGCAGCTCGCCGAGCTGTTGAAGATGCGCCGCCAGCTTGAGGAATTGCTGGGCTTCATGGATGGCCGCGTCGACGCCGAAAAACGTATCGCCCAGCTTTTGAACAACGAGCCGCTTTTAGCAAAAATCGCCGACCAGGCGATTGATGATGGCAGCAAGTCGGAGGGCTAA
- the tssH gene encoding type VI secretion system ATPase TssH, with the protein MQQNMSSHSFKRKELIGKLDPTCLRAFKAAADAAKLRGNPYVELVHWIEQLSLVDRADFQLILADAGVDLGRLAADMARSIDKLPYGATSIEEFSDHIFHAVQEAWSLASLQFGSEEVRGAYVLLACRKVPVLDGLLLKISGEFDRIEADSVLARLDDVLSQSLENRGGRDPGQPVRKERPAGGDSALAKYATDLTRRAREGKIDPVVGRDPEIRQIVDILMRRRQNNPILTGEAGVGKTAVVEGFALRLAAEDVPPPLKGVALHMLDVGLMQAGASVKGEFEKRLKTVIDEVQASETPIILFIDEAHTLIGAGGAAGTGDAANLLKPALARGELRTIAATTWAEYKQHIEKDPALTRRFQVVKIEEPSEEDAILMLRGVAGILEKHHQVQILDEAIETAVGLSHRYIPARQLPDKAVSLLDTACARVAVSQHATPAEVEDLLRRKQSLEIEQGIIGRERSIGIEVADRQAKVGTALGEVETALAAARARWERERLLVSDILDLRARLRSEGVGLDAALSQQGDSATAANAPDQNLSAASEDEEEAPDGNADLSRLRALTHELAEMQGETPLMLLSVDRNAVASVVQDWTGIPVGRMLAGQTERALKLAGILGERVVGQDLAMEAIARRVRTSRAGLGSPEKPVGVFLLCGPSGVGKTETALALAEALYGGEQNLISINMSEFQEAHTVSTLKGAPPGYVGYGKGGILTEAVRRRPYSVILLDEVEKAHPDVHEIFFQVFDKGMMDDSEGRRIDFRNTLILLTSNVGSDVIMRLTGNGLSRTSTEELEAALRTPLLQVFPAAFLGRVIVVPYYPLSDSMIEAIAQANFAKIAERLRTSHNAELVIGEGVIDLIKARCTEVESGGRMIDAILTNTLLPALSTGILNWALDGKRLTKATVGASADGFSYAFE; encoded by the coding sequence ATGCAACAGAACATGTCTTCTCACAGCTTCAAGCGTAAAGAACTGATCGGCAAGCTCGACCCTACATGCCTGCGTGCATTCAAGGCGGCAGCCGACGCCGCCAAGCTTCGGGGCAATCCCTATGTCGAACTCGTCCATTGGATCGAGCAACTGTCGCTTGTCGACCGCGCGGATTTCCAGCTGATCCTCGCCGACGCTGGCGTGGACCTCGGCCGCCTTGCGGCCGACATGGCACGGTCGATCGACAAACTGCCCTATGGCGCGACGTCCATAGAAGAGTTTTCAGATCACATATTTCACGCTGTCCAGGAAGCCTGGAGTCTCGCAAGCCTTCAATTCGGCTCGGAAGAGGTGCGCGGCGCTTACGTCCTTCTGGCCTGTAGAAAGGTGCCGGTGCTTGATGGCTTGCTGTTGAAGATCAGCGGTGAGTTCGACCGAATCGAAGCCGATTCCGTCCTTGCTCGCCTGGACGACGTACTCTCTCAATCCCTTGAAAATCGCGGCGGACGCGACCCTGGCCAACCGGTGCGCAAGGAACGACCGGCTGGCGGCGATTCCGCGTTGGCGAAATATGCGACTGATCTGACAAGGCGTGCTCGAGAAGGTAAGATCGATCCGGTTGTGGGTCGCGACCCGGAAATTCGCCAGATCGTCGATATTCTCATGCGCCGACGGCAGAACAATCCGATCCTCACAGGCGAGGCCGGGGTCGGCAAGACGGCGGTCGTTGAAGGCTTTGCGCTTCGCCTTGCGGCAGAAGACGTGCCGCCGCCACTCAAAGGGGTCGCGCTCCACATGCTGGATGTTGGCTTGATGCAGGCCGGAGCGAGCGTCAAAGGCGAGTTTGAAAAACGCCTCAAGACGGTGATCGACGAGGTTCAGGCATCGGAAACGCCGATCATCCTCTTCATCGACGAAGCACATACGCTGATCGGAGCAGGCGGGGCTGCGGGAACGGGGGACGCCGCAAATCTATTGAAACCAGCATTGGCGCGCGGCGAGCTTCGCACGATCGCGGCAACGACATGGGCGGAGTACAAACAGCACATCGAGAAAGACCCGGCGCTGACCCGGCGCTTCCAGGTCGTCAAGATTGAGGAACCCAGCGAAGAAGACGCCATTCTCATGCTTCGTGGCGTGGCGGGCATCCTCGAGAAACACCATCAGGTGCAGATCCTCGACGAGGCGATCGAAACGGCGGTCGGCCTTTCACATCGTTACATTCCGGCCCGCCAGTTGCCCGACAAGGCAGTCAGCTTGCTTGATACCGCCTGCGCACGCGTGGCGGTATCGCAGCACGCAACGCCGGCCGAGGTTGAAGATCTTCTGAGGCGCAAACAGTCTCTCGAGATCGAGCAGGGGATCATCGGCCGCGAAAGGTCCATCGGCATTGAGGTTGCAGATCGTCAAGCTAAGGTCGGGACCGCCCTTGGCGAGGTGGAGACGGCCCTGGCCGCGGCGCGAGCCCGCTGGGAAAGGGAAAGGTTGCTGGTGTCTGACATTCTTGACCTGCGGGCCAGGCTGCGCAGCGAGGGAGTTGGCCTGGATGCGGCGTTGTCGCAACAGGGCGATTCCGCGACCGCTGCGAACGCCCCCGACCAAAATCTCTCGGCGGCCAGCGAAGACGAAGAAGAAGCTCCGGACGGAAATGCCGACCTTTCGCGCCTAAGGGCACTTACCCACGAACTTGCCGAGATGCAGGGCGAAACGCCATTGATGCTGCTGTCGGTAGACCGCAACGCGGTCGCCTCGGTGGTTCAGGACTGGACAGGTATTCCCGTCGGGCGAATGCTCGCTGGTCAAACTGAAAGGGCGCTCAAGCTCGCTGGAATTCTGGGCGAACGCGTTGTCGGTCAGGACCTTGCCATGGAAGCGATCGCACGCCGGGTGCGGACCAGCCGCGCAGGACTAGGGTCGCCGGAAAAGCCGGTCGGCGTCTTCCTGCTCTGTGGACCGTCCGGTGTCGGCAAGACGGAAACGGCGCTCGCCCTCGCCGAGGCATTGTATGGCGGCGAACAGAACCTGATCTCCATCAACATGTCGGAATTTCAGGAGGCCCATACGGTTTCGACGCTGAAGGGAGCACCCCCCGGCTATGTCGGCTATGGCAAGGGAGGCATTCTGACCGAGGCCGTTCGCCGCAGGCCCTATTCCGTTATTTTGCTCGACGAGGTCGAAAAAGCGCATCCCGATGTGCACGAGATCTTCTTTCAGGTCTTCGACAAGGGGATGATGGACGACAGCGAGGGTCGACGGATTGATTTTAGAAATACACTCATATTGCTGACCTCCAATGTCGGTTCGGATGTCATCATGAGGCTGACCGGCAACGGGCTCTCCCGCACGTCAACCGAAGAACTCGAAGCCGCGTTGCGGACGCCGCTGCTGCAGGTGTTCCCGGCCGCCTTCCTCGGGCGCGTTATCGTCGTGCCCTACTATCCCCTTTCGGATTCGATGATCGAAGCAATCGCGCAGGCAAATTTTGCGAAGATCGCCGAGCGACTGCGTACGAGCCATAACGCCGAACTGGTCATAGGTGAGGGCGTTATCGACTTGATCAAGGCGCGCTGCACCGAAGTGGAGTCGGGCGGTCGCATGATCGATGCGATCTTGACCAACACGCTTCTGCCGGCCCTCAGCACCGGCATATTGAACTGGGCGCTGGATGGCAAACGCTTGACGAAGGCGACGGTCGGAGCGTCTGCGGACGGCTTCAGCTACGCCTTTGAATAG
- a CDS encoding OmpA family protein has product MKRLLTLKLLVSLALFFTLQSELRAQELNETALKERFQRQMELFKAAKLGPSRGLVLTNSGPAPEATPVPITAPETPPAKIGSTQASTNPGASANVAKEATVEADPTPGQGPVETSPTTAAATITTPQTYWKLPDDDQVNYRVQFAFDSSAIAPKEKPMLQKLCSVVKEMDIKLIRIVGHTDASGGARYNQNLSTLRAREVARFFTEDCQIPRERLEAVGVGEQFLLDPQKPRADENRRVEFQAVS; this is encoded by the coding sequence ATGAAGCGCCTGCTGACTTTGAAGCTGCTGGTGTCTCTCGCTTTATTCTTCACGTTACAAAGTGAATTGCGTGCACAGGAACTAAACGAGACGGCGCTCAAGGAACGTTTCCAGAGGCAAATGGAATTGTTCAAGGCGGCCAAGCTCGGGCCGTCCCGCGGCCTCGTGCTGACCAATTCCGGGCCTGCGCCTGAGGCAACGCCAGTGCCGATCACTGCGCCCGAGACCCCGCCGGCCAAGATCGGCTCTACTCAAGCGAGTACCAACCCGGGCGCTTCGGCAAATGTGGCTAAGGAGGCAACAGTCGAGGCCGACCCGACCCCCGGACAGGGGCCGGTGGAGACTTCACCAACAACTGCAGCAGCGACGATAACAACACCCCAGACATACTGGAAGCTGCCTGACGATGATCAGGTTAACTACCGCGTGCAGTTTGCCTTCGATTCCTCCGCCATCGCACCCAAGGAGAAGCCGATGCTGCAGAAGCTCTGCAGTGTGGTGAAAGAAATGGATATCAAGCTCATTCGTATTGTCGGTCATACCGATGCCTCCGGCGGAGCGAGGTACAACCAAAATCTCTCCACGCTGCGTGCAAGGGAGGTGGCGCGCTTCTTCACAGAGGATTGCCAAATTCCTCGTGAACGGCTCGAGGCTGTTGGCGTTGGCGAGCAGTTTCTGCTCGATCCACAAAAACCGAGGGCTGACGAGAACCGACGCGTCGAATTCCAGGCAGTCAGCTAG
- the tssC gene encoding type VI secretion system contractile sheath large subunit: MAEQERTAAVDVKEAEGVDLQEFSDLLEKDFKVKKDDSDKLQTLVQNLALAARARSQSTTISSNAIKSIKSLISGIDKLLTEQVNEVLHAPEVLQLEGTWRGLWYLVNNTETDQKLKIRVMNISKEALADTLEDYEGQMWDQSPIFKKVYTDEYSMLGGSPYGCLIGAYEFSNHPKDVALLRNMSGICASAHTPFIAAAAPRLFRMESWQELPNPQDLQQIVSSPAYASWQSLRESEDARYIGLTMPRVLARLPYGAETIPVKGFAFEEDVQGDHHRYVWMNAAFPMGVNINRSHKLFGWGTQIRGVENGGAVINLPVHNFPTDDGTVAMKCPTEVAIDDRREAELAKLGLMPILHRKNTDIAAFIGAHSLQDDETRAGRLVDPDAQANERLSANLPYLFPVSRFAHYLKAIARDKIGSFKERSDMQIWLTEWINRYVLANPAFADDKARAKRPLAAAEVQVDSVEGRPGWYNARFYLRPHYQLEGINASLRLVSELPSTKS, encoded by the coding sequence ATGGCCGAACAGGAAAGAACCGCCGCTGTCGACGTCAAGGAAGCCGAAGGCGTCGATCTTCAGGAATTCAGCGACCTTCTTGAAAAGGACTTCAAGGTCAAGAAGGATGACAGCGACAAGCTGCAAACCCTGGTGCAGAATCTCGCGCTTGCAGCGCGCGCTCGCTCGCAGTCGACGACAATTTCCTCGAATGCGATCAAGTCGATCAAATCCCTGATCTCCGGCATCGACAAGCTTCTGACCGAACAGGTCAACGAGGTTCTCCATGCGCCCGAAGTGCTGCAGCTCGAGGGAACATGGCGCGGTTTGTGGTATCTGGTCAACAATACCGAGACGGATCAGAAGCTGAAGATCCGCGTCATGAATATTTCAAAAGAAGCCCTCGCCGACACGCTCGAAGACTACGAGGGCCAGATGTGGGACCAAAGCCCCATATTCAAGAAAGTCTATACCGACGAATATTCGATGCTTGGCGGCAGCCCGTACGGCTGCCTGATCGGTGCTTACGAGTTCTCCAACCACCCGAAGGACGTCGCTCTTCTTCGCAACATGTCCGGCATCTGCGCGTCGGCGCACACGCCCTTCATTGCAGCCGCCGCCCCGCGACTCTTTCGCATGGAAAGCTGGCAGGAACTGCCAAACCCCCAGGACCTGCAACAGATTGTCTCATCGCCCGCCTACGCGTCGTGGCAGTCGCTGCGAGAGAGCGAGGATGCGCGCTACATCGGTCTGACGATGCCCCGGGTCCTTGCACGCCTGCCCTACGGCGCGGAAACCATTCCGGTAAAGGGCTTCGCCTTCGAGGAGGATGTCCAGGGCGATCATCATCGCTACGTGTGGATGAATGCTGCCTTCCCGATGGGGGTCAATATCAATCGAAGCCACAAGCTGTTTGGCTGGGGCACGCAAATTCGCGGCGTCGAGAATGGCGGAGCGGTCATCAATCTTCCAGTCCACAATTTCCCGACTGACGATGGTACCGTCGCGATGAAATGCCCGACGGAGGTCGCCATCGACGATCGCCGCGAGGCAGAGCTTGCTAAGCTTGGGCTCATGCCGATCCTGCATCGCAAGAATACAGACATCGCAGCCTTCATCGGTGCGCACTCGCTACAGGATGACGAGACGCGGGCCGGGCGCCTGGTCGATCCGGATGCACAGGCCAATGAGCGGCTGAGCGCAAATCTACCGTATCTTTTTCCGGTTTCGCGTTTCGCCCATTACCTGAAGGCAATCGCCCGCGACAAGATCGGTTCGTTCAAGGAGCGGTCCGACATGCAGATCTGGCTGACGGAGTGGATCAATCGCTACGTTCTTGCCAACCCTGCCTTTGCCGACGACAAGGCCCGCGCCAAACGGCCGCTGGCTGCGGCCGAGGTTCAGGTCGACAGCGTCGAAGGCCGCCCGGGATGGTATAATGCCCGGTTTTATCTGCGCCCCCATTATCAGTTGGAAGGCATCAATGCGTCACTGCGTCTCGTATCGGAGCTGCCGTCGACAAAGAGCTGA
- a CDS encoding M15 family metallopeptidase gives MSAIAAIVIGMSIILAALIFAFVGNLLQDTERDPNAGKIDRLTQQLAEQDSEIRGLRSELNTLKGQMADVGGRVMELEKAPPPGPAQTAPVINPQAVQQTDPSPLFTDQFGGMAPREEEGNLTEPMQLAKKRFNENVIRPTPAVLRQILGEPRSTYSTTCAPVTNPKLLHVLETRDIGGIRLTMIRPALDSLQQIVARLKREEPDIYAAIGTAGALCARYVRGSSKSVSSHAWGAAVDLTLKKNLDNMGDNSTQFGLVVLAEFFNEAGWYWGAGYSREDSMHFEVGEALLRKWAAEGKL, from the coding sequence ATGAGTGCCATCGCGGCCATCGTCATCGGGATGAGCATCATTCTCGCAGCCCTCATCTTTGCGTTCGTCGGAAACCTCTTGCAAGATACGGAGCGTGATCCGAATGCGGGCAAAATAGATAGGCTCACACAGCAACTTGCCGAGCAGGACAGCGAAATCCGGGGGCTGCGCTCTGAATTGAACACCCTCAAAGGACAGATGGCGGATGTCGGCGGCAGGGTGATGGAGTTGGAAAAAGCTCCACCTCCCGGCCCTGCTCAGACAGCCCCCGTCATTAATCCGCAAGCCGTCCAACAGACCGATCCCTCACCGCTCTTCACGGACCAGTTCGGCGGTATGGCACCGCGTGAGGAAGAAGGAAATCTGACTGAACCGATGCAACTGGCCAAGAAGCGTTTCAACGAGAATGTCATACGCCCGACCCCGGCCGTGTTGCGACAGATATTGGGCGAGCCGAGAAGCACCTATTCAACCACCTGTGCACCGGTCACCAATCCGAAATTGCTGCATGTACTCGAAACCCGCGACATCGGCGGTATTCGTCTGACCATGATCAGACCAGCGCTCGATTCGCTCCAGCAGATCGTGGCGCGCCTCAAAAGAGAAGAGCCAGACATCTATGCCGCTATCGGAACCGCGGGCGCGCTCTGTGCAAGGTATGTACGGGGTTCTTCGAAGTCGGTGTCCTCACACGCGTGGGGGGCGGCCGTCGACCTGACGCTCAAGAAGAACCTCGACAACATGGGCGATAACAGCACGCAATTCGGGCTCGTGGTGCTCGCCGAGTTCTTCAACGAGGCTGGCTGGTATTGGGGGGCGGGCTATAGCCGCGAAGATTCCATGCATTTCGAGGTCGGCGAGGCGCTGCTGCGAAAATGGGCGGCTGAGGGCAAGCTGTGA